The following coding sequences lie in one Lysobacter capsici genomic window:
- a CDS encoding ABC transporter ATP-binding protein, whose amino-acid sequence MTARLQVRELSKCYSRWSSEWLRVLSWFGLRTRPAEEHWVLRDISFSVGPGECVGIVGQNGAGKSTLLKLITGTSRPTTGGVTRSGSIAAILELGMGFNPDLTGRQNVFHAAGLMGFGQAQIEGAIADIEAFAEIGEYFNEPVRTYSSGMQMRVAFSVATAFRPDLLIVDEALSVGDAYFVHKCFDRIREFREQGTSLLFVSHDPTAVQALCDRAILIESGRLILDAAPQQVIDYYNALIAKKEQAVISLSKRDDGAVLVESGSYEASLESVNLLNASGEATEYVEVGDQVTLNVRVRAHSALDQLIFGYMIRDRLGQPMFGTNTYHTHQRLSAVAEGQELVFQARFVAALGPGSYSISVSLTDSQDHLSRNYQWKDMALMFTVVNASRDYFIGSSWLPPEISIGLVADERRGAETNP is encoded by the coding sequence ATGACGGCGCGGCTGCAAGTCCGGGAATTGAGCAAATGCTATTCGCGCTGGTCCAGCGAATGGCTTCGGGTGCTGTCGTGGTTCGGCCTGCGCACTCGGCCGGCCGAAGAGCATTGGGTGTTGCGCGACATCAGTTTTTCGGTCGGACCGGGCGAATGCGTGGGCATCGTCGGCCAGAACGGCGCGGGCAAGAGCACGCTTTTGAAGCTGATCACCGGCACGTCGCGGCCCACCACCGGCGGCGTCACCCGCAGCGGCAGCATCGCGGCGATTCTCGAGCTGGGCATGGGTTTCAATCCCGACCTCACCGGCCGCCAGAACGTCTTTCACGCGGCCGGACTGATGGGCTTCGGGCAGGCCCAGATCGAAGGGGCCATCGCCGATATCGAAGCCTTCGCGGAGATCGGCGAATACTTCAATGAGCCGGTGCGGACCTATTCCAGCGGCATGCAGATGCGCGTCGCATTCAGCGTGGCGACCGCGTTCCGCCCCGATCTGTTGATCGTGGATGAGGCGCTCTCGGTCGGCGACGCGTATTTCGTCCATAAGTGCTTCGATCGGATCCGCGAATTCCGCGAACAGGGCACCAGCCTGCTGTTCGTTTCGCACGATCCGACCGCCGTCCAGGCGTTGTGCGATCGCGCAATCCTGATCGAGTCCGGTCGCCTGATTCTGGATGCGGCGCCGCAACAAGTGATCGACTACTACAATGCGTTGATCGCCAAGAAGGAGCAGGCGGTCATCAGCCTGTCCAAGCGCGACGACGGCGCGGTCCTGGTCGAATCGGGCAGCTACGAGGCGTCGCTGGAGAGCGTGAACTTGTTGAATGCCTCGGGCGAAGCGACCGAGTACGTGGAAGTCGGCGATCAGGTGACCCTGAACGTCCGCGTGCGCGCTCATTCGGCGCTGGATCAGCTGATTTTCGGGTACATGATCCGCGATCGCTTGGGACAGCCGATGTTCGGGACCAACACGTACCATACCCATCAGCGCTTGTCGGCGGTCGCCGAAGGCCAGGAACTCGTGTTTCAAGCTCGCTTCGTCGCGGCGCTGGGACCAGGGAGCTACTCGATATCGGTGTCCCTCACCGATTCTCAGGACCATCTGAGCCGCAATTACCAATGGAAAGACATGGCGCTGATGTTCACGGTCGTCAATGCCAGTCGCGATTATTTCATCGGCAGCTCGTGGCTGCCGCCTGAAATCTCGATCGGACTGGTCGCCGACGAGCGCCGCGGCGCCGAAACAAATCCGTAA
- a CDS encoding cystathionine gamma-synthase, with protein sequence MSQQPPEGDARKYGMGTLAIHAGQSPDPSTGAVMPPIYATSTYAQSSPGQHQGFEYSRSHNPTRFAYERCIAGLEGGTQGYAFASGLAATSTILELFDAGSHVIAMDDVYGGTYRLFERVRRRSAGLDFSWVDLSDTAAFEAAIRPETKLVWIETPTNPLLKLVDIAAIAAIARKRGLVVVVDNTFSSPILQRPLELGAHIVMHSATKYLNGHSDIVGGIAVVGDDADLAERMTFLQNAVGGIQGPFDSFLALRGLKTLHLRMKAHCENAQALAEWLETHPSVEKVIYPGLKSHPQHELAKRQMHGFGGMVSIYVKGGMDGARRMMERCELFTIAESLGGVESLVNHPAVMTHASIPPDRRAALGITDNLVRLSVGVEDVADLRAELEHALGAVQ encoded by the coding sequence ATGAGCCAACAGCCGCCTGAAGGCGACGCCCGCAAGTACGGTATGGGCACCCTCGCGATCCACGCCGGACAATCGCCCGACCCGAGCACGGGCGCGGTGATGCCGCCAATCTACGCCACCTCGACCTACGCCCAGAGCAGCCCCGGCCAGCACCAGGGCTTCGAATACTCGCGCAGCCACAACCCGACCCGCTTCGCTTACGAGCGCTGCATCGCCGGCCTGGAAGGCGGCACCCAGGGCTACGCCTTCGCCTCCGGCCTGGCCGCGACCTCGACCATCCTGGAGCTGTTCGACGCCGGCAGCCACGTGATCGCGATGGACGATGTCTACGGCGGCACCTACCGCCTGTTCGAGCGCGTGCGCCGCCGCAGCGCCGGCCTGGACTTCAGCTGGGTCGACCTGAGCGACACCGCCGCGTTCGAAGCCGCGATCCGCCCCGAGACCAAGCTGGTCTGGATCGAGACCCCGACCAACCCGCTGCTCAAGCTGGTCGACATCGCCGCCATCGCCGCGATCGCGCGTAAGCGCGGCCTGGTGGTGGTGGTCGACAACACCTTCTCCTCGCCGATCCTGCAGCGCCCGCTCGAACTGGGCGCGCACATCGTCATGCACTCGGCGACCAAGTACCTCAACGGCCACTCCGACATCGTCGGCGGCATCGCCGTGGTCGGCGACGACGCGGACCTCGCCGAACGCATGACCTTCCTGCAGAACGCGGTCGGCGGCATCCAGGGCCCGTTCGACAGCTTCCTCGCCCTGCGCGGCCTGAAGACCCTGCATCTGCGCATGAAGGCGCATTGCGAGAACGCGCAGGCGTTGGCCGAATGGCTGGAAACTCATCCTTCCGTCGAAAAAGTCATCTATCCCGGCCTGAAATCGCATCCGCAGCACGAACTGGCCAAGCGCCAGATGCACGGCTTCGGCGGCATGGTCAGCATCTACGTCAAGGGCGGCATGGACGGCGCGCGCCGGATGATGGAGCGCTGCGAACTGTTCACCATCGCCGAATCGCTCGGCGGCGTGGAAAGCCTGGTCAATCACCCGGCGGTGATGACGCACGCCTCAATCCCGCCCGATCGCCGCGCGGCGCTGGGCATTACCGACAATCTGGTGCGGCTGAGCGTGGGCGTGGAGGACGTGGCGGATTTGCGCGCTGAGCTTGAACATGCGCTGGGGGCCGTGCAGTGA
- a CDS encoding ABC transporter permease — protein MKQLLRAIWAYRFFILSSIKNDLRARFTRSKLGGLWMIIHPLTQVLIFALILSEVLSAKLPGVNSKYAYALYLMAGMLFWTLFAETITKCLTLFIDNGNLMKKMAFPRICLPIIAAGTMLVNNILLSLAIFAVFAALGHFPGVQALWLPVLVGLTLLLAMALGIFLGVINVFMRDVGQVVPVILSALFWLTPIVYNLGVLPPRFQFWFGMNPLYVLVTSYQNVLVYEKPPLWSGLTSLTICIVVLSLMAFFVFRKSNAEMVDSL, from the coding sequence ATGAAACAATTACTTCGCGCAATATGGGCTTATCGGTTCTTTATCCTTTCGTCGATAAAGAACGACCTGCGTGCTCGCTTCACCCGAAGCAAGCTCGGTGGGCTGTGGATGATCATTCATCCGCTCACGCAGGTGCTGATCTTCGCCTTGATCCTGTCGGAGGTGCTGTCGGCGAAACTGCCGGGCGTCAACAGCAAGTACGCCTATGCGCTGTATCTGATGGCGGGCATGCTGTTCTGGACGCTGTTCGCCGAAACCATCACCAAATGCCTGACGTTGTTCATCGACAACGGCAACTTGATGAAGAAGATGGCGTTCCCGCGGATCTGCTTGCCCATCATCGCCGCCGGCACGATGCTGGTGAACAATATCCTGCTGTCGCTGGCCATCTTCGCCGTGTTCGCCGCGCTCGGACATTTTCCCGGCGTGCAGGCGCTGTGGCTGCCCGTCCTGGTCGGGCTGACCTTGTTGCTGGCGATGGCGCTGGGGATATTTCTCGGGGTCATCAACGTGTTCATGCGCGACGTCGGGCAGGTCGTCCCGGTGATCCTTTCCGCGCTGTTCTGGCTGACGCCGATCGTCTACAACCTGGGCGTGCTGCCGCCGCGCTTCCAGTTCTGGTTCGGCATGAATCCGTTGTACGTGCTGGTCACCAGTTACCAGAACGTCCTCGTCTATGAAAAGCCGCCGCTATGGAGCGGATTGACGAGCCTGACGATCTGCATCGTCGTGCTGTCGTTGATGGCGTTCTTCGTCTTTAGAAAATCCAACGCCGAAATGGTGGACTCGCTATGA
- a CDS encoding ArnT family glycosyltransferase: MISKMFAHLVKRGFGSVPLSLVFLALVAMAFLGLRAFNGDPRHSRAIMAQDVQLSGFAGVGRDGFRAVAGPAGHVISGKIKIRPSYRYAFSLKLQPADSDTASLTIDLFRPGYDNARQERSFVVYRSGTPVVLRESVDSGRHAPGEVEFRIFYGGEPGAVVRDIRISELPVWRVWAQSLLAALLAVAVAMFLLALGRWSTQSDSAQSTARGPLPTLTTLFLAVSILRFVASLLLPYWSGDEYIYKAIAAGLWAGGRDGIPSPDQVLHATNLPNMLYPYVIAPAFLFGENFYIGIRLFNALLMSSAVFPVFFIARRILGERASLLTAAFSVALPSVFIAAYAVTEVLYFPVFLWCALAGLRLLDRPEAWTRSVALGIAIGTLLNVRLNAIVVLPAVFIALFVIAWREPQRRNRFALLVPLLAPVVAFATYEAIKSLIAVPDTSGLGLYENRSGGWIRTAVSAAWADPAGVGKLLLGHLTILALPFALGISAAAGLLAARPRTEQGAALWLDTVLISVLCIASISLAIVFTLGTSPYDLGGLGRWHSRYYFSVFPLLLIMCMAPRNDCDQGAFSKWLGWISQFVLLGSVIAFVFVFKFSSDPWFGATVDSMEAHWYRMSHRWLLLVLCVGLLAFYVDTVRRSKVWAVVAIGLWLSLSNIGAWKILHDASPGGDDAHCGALAYQVMFRDPGTVAVVASSRDTLVDNVFWLPYLPETARMVQPKGELSAHELGKVRYILADSEVVVKDARLLPNTGVCRIYKVDANEL; this comes from the coding sequence ATGATTTCGAAGATGTTCGCCCATTTGGTGAAGCGCGGTTTCGGCTCCGTCCCCCTGTCGCTCGTGTTCCTCGCGCTGGTCGCGATGGCGTTCCTCGGGCTGCGCGCGTTCAACGGCGATCCCCGTCATTCGCGCGCGATCATGGCTCAGGACGTGCAGTTGAGCGGGTTCGCCGGGGTGGGGCGCGACGGTTTTCGCGCCGTCGCGGGACCGGCCGGGCATGTCATCAGCGGCAAGATCAAGATTCGACCCAGCTATCGCTACGCCTTCTCATTGAAGTTGCAGCCGGCCGATTCGGACACGGCCAGCCTCACCATCGATCTGTTCAGGCCCGGCTACGACAATGCCAGGCAGGAACGCAGTTTCGTCGTCTACCGCAGCGGCACTCCGGTGGTGTTGCGCGAAAGCGTCGACAGCGGACGCCATGCGCCCGGCGAAGTCGAGTTCCGCATTTTCTATGGCGGAGAGCCCGGAGCGGTGGTGCGGGATATCCGAATCTCCGAGCTGCCGGTCTGGCGGGTCTGGGCCCAGAGCCTGCTGGCGGCCTTGCTGGCGGTGGCGGTGGCCATGTTCCTGTTAGCGCTCGGACGTTGGAGTACGCAGTCCGACAGTGCGCAGAGCACAGCGCGCGGTCCGCTGCCGACGCTGACCACGCTGTTTCTCGCGGTGTCGATTCTCCGGTTCGTGGCCTCGCTGCTCTTGCCGTACTGGTCGGGCGACGAATACATCTACAAGGCGATCGCGGCCGGTTTATGGGCCGGCGGCCGGGACGGGATTCCATCTCCCGATCAGGTGCTGCATGCGACCAACCTGCCGAACATGCTGTACCCGTATGTGATAGCGCCGGCGTTCCTGTTCGGCGAGAACTTCTATATCGGCATACGTCTTTTCAATGCGCTGCTCATGAGCAGCGCGGTGTTCCCCGTGTTCTTCATCGCCAGGCGCATCCTCGGCGAACGTGCGTCCTTGCTGACGGCGGCGTTCTCCGTGGCGCTGCCGTCGGTGTTCATAGCGGCTTACGCCGTTACTGAAGTCCTGTATTTCCCGGTGTTCCTGTGGTGCGCGCTGGCCGGATTGCGGCTGCTGGACCGGCCCGAAGCCTGGACCCGCAGCGTCGCCCTCGGTATCGCGATCGGCACGCTGCTGAATGTGCGACTCAACGCGATCGTGGTGCTGCCGGCGGTATTCATCGCGTTGTTCGTCATCGCATGGCGCGAGCCGCAACGTCGTAACAGGTTCGCGCTGCTGGTTCCGTTGCTTGCCCCGGTCGTCGCGTTCGCTACCTACGAGGCGATCAAATCGTTGATCGCGGTGCCCGACACGTCGGGGCTGGGCCTGTACGAAAACCGTTCGGGGGGCTGGATCAGGACCGCCGTATCGGCGGCGTGGGCAGACCCGGCCGGCGTCGGCAAACTCTTGCTGGGCCACCTGACCATTCTTGCCTTGCCGTTCGCCCTGGGCATCTCCGCCGCCGCGGGCCTGCTGGCGGCGCGGCCGCGCACCGAGCAGGGGGCCGCGCTCTGGCTCGACACGGTCCTGATCTCCGTGCTGTGCATCGCGTCGATTTCACTCGCGATCGTTTTTACTCTGGGGACCTCCCCCTACGATCTGGGCGGGTTGGGTCGTTGGCATAGCCGTTATTATTTTTCGGTTTTCCCGTTGCTTTTGATTATGTGCATGGCGCCACGGAATGATTGTGACCAGGGCGCTTTCAGTAAATGGCTGGGTTGGATCTCGCAGTTTGTGTTGCTGGGCTCGGTGATTGCGTTCGTATTCGTATTCAAGTTCAGTTCCGATCCGTGGTTCGGTGCCACCGTCGACAGCATGGAGGCGCACTGGTATCGAATGTCGCATCGCTGGTTGTTGCTGGTGTTGTGCGTCGGCCTGCTGGCGTTTTATGTCGATACGGTCCGGCGGTCGAAGGTTTGGGCGGTGGTGGCGATCGGATTATGGTTGTCGCTTTCGAACATCGGCGCCTGGAAGATTCTCCACGACGCCAGCCCCGGCGGAGACGACGCCCATTGCGGGGCGCTGGCGTACCAGGTGATGTTCAGGGATCCGGGCACGGTCGCGGTGGTCGCCAGCAGCAGAGACACGTTGGTGGATAATGTTTTCTGGCTTCCGTATCTGCCGGAAACGGCAAGAATGGTCCAGCCCAAAGGCGAGTTGAGCGCGCATGAACTCGGAAAGGTCCGCTACATACTGGCGGACAGCGAGGTGGTCGTGAAAGACGCTAGACTTTTGCCGAATACCGGGGTTTGCAGGATTTATAAGGTAGATGCAAATGAGCTTTAA
- a CDS encoding GDP-mannose 4,6-dehydratase encodes MNSGKSALITGVTGQDGAYLSKLLLEKGYRVSGVLARRSTDTLWRLRELGIDKDVNLIDGDITDISSLIRALQISGADEVYNLGAQSFVGSSWQQPVLTAQIDGVGVVNILEAVRIVNPAARFYQASTSEMFGLIQAEMQDEKTPFYPRSPYGVAKLMGHWATVNYRESHGMHASSGILFNHESPLRGIEFVTRKVTDSVARIKLGLASKLHLGNIDAKRDWGFAGDYVEAMWLMLQQEVADDYVIATGVTTTVRDMCQIAFSHVGLNYHDHVVIDEKFMRPAEVDVLLGNPAKAESALGWKPKTSLDQLISMMVEADLRRLRG; translated from the coding sequence ATGAACAGTGGGAAATCGGCGTTGATCACGGGCGTCACCGGGCAAGACGGTGCGTATCTGTCCAAGCTGCTGCTGGAAAAGGGTTATCGCGTATCCGGCGTGCTGGCTCGGCGCAGCACCGACACGCTTTGGAGGCTGCGTGAGCTCGGAATAGACAAGGACGTCAATCTGATCGATGGCGATATCACCGATATCTCCTCGCTGATCCGGGCGCTGCAGATCTCCGGAGCCGACGAGGTCTATAACCTCGGCGCGCAGAGCTTCGTCGGCAGTTCCTGGCAGCAGCCGGTATTGACCGCTCAGATCGATGGCGTGGGCGTCGTCAACATTCTCGAAGCGGTGCGTATCGTGAACCCCGCCGCGCGCTTCTACCAGGCGTCGACCAGCGAGATGTTCGGCCTGATTCAAGCCGAAATGCAGGACGAGAAAACCCCGTTCTATCCGCGCAGCCCGTATGGCGTTGCCAAGTTGATGGGGCATTGGGCGACGGTGAACTATCGCGAAAGCCATGGCATGCATGCCTCGAGCGGCATCTTGTTCAACCACGAGTCGCCGCTGCGCGGTATCGAGTTCGTGACCCGCAAGGTCACCGATTCGGTCGCGCGCATCAAGCTCGGCCTGGCGTCCAAATTGCATCTGGGCAACATCGACGCCAAGCGCGACTGGGGCTTCGCCGGCGATTACGTCGAGGCCATGTGGCTGATGCTGCAGCAAGAGGTCGCCGACGACTATGTGATCGCGACGGGCGTGACCACGACCGTGCGCGACATGTGCCAGATCGCCTTTTCCCACGTCGGCTTGAACTACCACGACCATGTGGTCATCGACGAGAAGTTCATGCGTCCGGCCGAAGTCGATGTCCTGCTCGGCAATCCGGCCAAGGCCGAAAGCGCGCTGGGCTGGAAGCCCAAGACCAGCCTGGATCAGCTGATCTCGATGATGGTCGAGGCGGATCTGCGACGCCTGCGAGGCTGA
- a CDS encoding GDP-mannose 4,6-dehydratase: MSRRLLLTGATGFVGRYVMEAVENHGFPADETIVFPPSHDLRDGAATQAFVAENKPDLVVHLAAQSFIPRSISDPEETYAVNVMGTLHLLEALSSAGFDGRFLYVSSGDVYGRVSDESLPVNGATVASPANPYASSKLAAEELCLQWGRRLGRDVLIARPFNHIGPFQSDRFVVPSLASQIVAIKAGAQAPVLDVGDIESTRDFTDVRDVVDAYAKILEFGQPGKRYIVASGIERKVSEILAELLRLADVEAEVRRDPARFRPAEQRRMAADAAETTRDTGWVRKIEFTQTLNDILKAVR; encoded by the coding sequence ATGAGCCGTCGTTTGCTGCTGACCGGCGCGACCGGCTTCGTCGGACGGTACGTGATGGAGGCCGTGGAAAACCACGGCTTCCCGGCCGACGAAACGATCGTTTTCCCGCCCAGCCACGATCTGCGCGACGGTGCGGCGACGCAGGCGTTCGTAGCGGAAAACAAGCCTGATCTGGTCGTCCACCTGGCGGCGCAGAGTTTCATTCCAAGATCCATATCGGACCCGGAAGAAACCTATGCCGTGAACGTGATGGGCACCTTGCATCTGTTGGAGGCGTTGTCGTCGGCGGGCTTCGACGGTCGCTTCCTGTACGTGAGTTCCGGCGACGTGTACGGGCGCGTGAGCGACGAAAGTCTGCCGGTGAACGGCGCCACCGTCGCTTCGCCTGCCAATCCCTACGCGTCGAGCAAATTGGCGGCCGAGGAACTGTGCCTGCAGTGGGGTCGCCGTCTGGGGCGCGATGTGTTGATCGCGCGGCCGTTCAATCACATCGGGCCGTTTCAGAGTGATCGCTTCGTCGTGCCTTCGCTGGCCTCCCAGATCGTGGCCATCAAGGCCGGAGCGCAGGCCCCTGTCCTGGACGTGGGCGATATCGAAAGCACCCGCGACTTCACCGATGTCCGCGACGTGGTCGACGCCTACGCCAAGATTCTCGAATTCGGCCAGCCGGGCAAGCGCTATATCGTCGCGTCGGGCATAGAGCGCAAGGTCAGCGAGATACTCGCCGAGCTGTTGCGCCTGGCCGATGTGGAAGCCGAAGTCCGGCGCGATCCGGCCCGGTTTCGTCCCGCCGAGCAGCGGCGGATGGCGGCCGACGCGGCCGAGACGACGCGCGATACCGGCTGGGTTCGCAAGATCGAATTCACGCAGACACTTAACGACATATTGAAGGCAGTGAGGTAA
- a CDS encoding glycosyltransferase family 4 protein, which yields MTSGRDLGRSINAAVTQAGGWAGRQSWLLALYRAMPDDLRRRVASVFNSRMSRSLSFERSSRWDEAAGSEVPDAGARATTDRHERAAEGVNLLGYFRGQFGLAESARAYAAALLRAGYPVALRDADIDVPHGMNDRSMEPWLGRELPYGSTLVFVNPDHFESALDQADVAARDGRYVIGFWFWELAKVPIEWLPAIARVDEIMVATDFVAEAFRAITDKPVTKVGFPLFEIEYSQLQRADFGMPANAFSFLCTFDFNSSIERKNPLAVIRAFRQAFAEDRRDVFLMVKSSNGHRNPAALRQLLEAIGGDTRIALKDDIIDTRHLRALQRCSDAYVSLHRAEGLGLGMAESMKLGKPVIATGWSGNMEFMTEENSLLVDSRLIAVKPGEYPLAEGLQWAEPDIAHAASLMRRVADDKALAERIGRRAMADVSRTLSPDRTARSLTDRLSGLSAKH from the coding sequence GTGACTAGCGGACGCGATCTTGGCCGGAGCATCAATGCGGCGGTGACGCAGGCCGGCGGATGGGCGGGGCGGCAGTCATGGCTGTTGGCCTTGTATCGCGCGATGCCGGACGATCTGCGCCGCCGCGTGGCGTCGGTGTTCAATTCCCGCATGAGCAGAAGTCTGAGTTTCGAACGCAGCAGCCGTTGGGACGAGGCCGCGGGTTCCGAAGTTCCGGATGCCGGCGCGCGGGCGACGACCGATCGGCATGAACGCGCGGCCGAGGGTGTCAATCTGCTCGGTTATTTTCGCGGCCAGTTCGGTCTGGCGGAAAGCGCCCGAGCCTACGCGGCGGCGTTGCTGAGGGCGGGCTATCCGGTGGCTCTTCGCGACGCCGATATCGACGTCCCCCACGGAATGAACGATCGCAGCATGGAGCCCTGGCTCGGCCGCGAGCTTCCGTACGGGTCGACGCTCGTTTTTGTGAATCCGGACCATTTCGAGAGCGCGCTCGACCAGGCCGACGTGGCCGCCCGCGATGGCCGCTACGTGATCGGCTTCTGGTTCTGGGAACTGGCGAAGGTGCCGATCGAGTGGCTTCCGGCGATCGCGCGGGTCGACGAAATCATGGTGGCGACGGATTTCGTCGCCGAGGCGTTCCGGGCGATTACCGACAAGCCGGTCACCAAGGTGGGGTTCCCGCTGTTTGAAATCGAGTACAGCCAGTTGCAGCGCGCGGACTTCGGCATGCCCGCGAACGCCTTTTCGTTTCTGTGCACCTTCGATTTCAATTCGTCCATCGAACGCAAGAACCCGCTTGCGGTGATCCGGGCCTTTCGCCAGGCCTTCGCCGAGGATCGGCGCGACGTGTTTTTGATGGTCAAGTCGAGCAACGGGCACCGCAATCCGGCCGCGTTGAGGCAGTTGCTCGAGGCCATCGGCGGCGATACGCGCATCGCGCTCAAGGACGACATCATCGACACCCGGCACCTGCGCGCGCTGCAGCGCTGCAGCGACGCCTACGTTTCGCTGCACAGAGCCGAAGGGCTGGGCCTGGGAATGGCCGAGAGCATGAAGCTCGGCAAGCCGGTAATCGCCACCGGCTGGTCGGGAAACATGGAGTTCATGACCGAGGAGAACAGTCTCCTGGTCGATAGCCGCCTCATCGCGGTCAAGCCCGGAGAGTATCCGTTGGCGGAAGGACTGCAATGGGCCGAGCCCGATATCGCGCATGCCGCGTCGCTGATGCGACGAGTCGCCGACGACAAGGCCCTGGCCGAGCGTATCGGCCGCCGCGCGATGGCGGACGTGAGTCGAACCCTTTCTCCGGACCGTACCGCCCGTTCCTTGACGGACAGGCTGTCGGGCCTGAGCGCAAAACACTGA
- a CDS encoding methyltransferase domain-containing protein encodes MASGQEHLISAEEVMRRVRSKLGVERLTATVGTTTASEFGGIAQTGASGSDFTRKSQYLLGDLVRYDDAEFVANVYRAVLMREPDGAAFDYLRALRSGALSKVELLGRIRWSEEGVARAVHIDGLMIPYKLRTWRRIPVLGPALAWVIDVTRLSTLLDRSDTHVGVVSGDLQQLREHMAQVVGTHRAKIASIEEALVRQPSIELIDALNTRIDALAERLTIELGRQEKRAADGGARTSSTFKNLDSLYADFEDQFRGSQEQIRQRLQPYLKFVSDLGAGTESAPVLDLGCGRGEWLEMLMERGLVASGVDLNQVFVNACKSKHLNVSNEDAIEKLSSLPDQSLGLISLFHLAEHLPFEVMIELFDQALRVLVPGGGMIVETPNAENALVAQWGFYMDPTHRNPLPPEMLRWMIQSRGFAQADILRLFEARPEPGIAFVADDVAGACSINALIEPTRAAFDYAIVARKSVSVQ; translated from the coding sequence ATGGCGTCCGGCCAAGAGCATTTGATATCGGCGGAAGAAGTGATGCGCCGCGTGCGCAGCAAGCTCGGTGTCGAAAGACTGACGGCGACGGTGGGAACGACGACGGCCTCCGAATTCGGCGGCATCGCCCAAACCGGCGCTTCGGGCAGCGACTTCACGCGCAAGTCGCAGTACTTGCTCGGCGATCTGGTTCGTTACGACGATGCCGAGTTCGTCGCGAACGTCTATCGCGCCGTCCTGATGCGCGAGCCCGACGGCGCCGCGTTCGACTACCTGCGCGCATTGCGCTCCGGTGCGCTGAGCAAGGTGGAACTGCTCGGCCGGATTCGCTGGTCGGAGGAAGGCGTCGCGCGAGCGGTGCATATCGACGGGCTGATGATTCCGTACAAGCTGCGCACCTGGCGTCGGATTCCCGTGCTCGGCCCGGCCCTGGCATGGGTCATCGACGTCACGCGTCTGTCGACCTTGCTGGATCGTTCCGATACCCACGTGGGCGTCGTCAGCGGCGATTTGCAGCAATTGCGCGAGCACATGGCGCAAGTGGTCGGCACGCACCGGGCCAAGATCGCGTCGATCGAGGAGGCCCTGGTCCGGCAGCCGAGCATCGAACTGATCGACGCGCTCAACACGCGTATCGATGCGCTGGCCGAACGCCTCACCATCGAATTGGGCCGGCAGGAAAAACGCGCCGCGGACGGTGGAGCGCGAACGTCCAGCACGTTCAAGAATCTCGACTCGCTGTATGCGGACTTCGAGGATCAGTTCCGCGGATCGCAGGAACAGATCCGGCAGCGCTTGCAGCCCTATCTGAAGTTCGTCTCCGATCTGGGCGCGGGAACCGAATCCGCGCCGGTGCTGGATCTGGGTTGCGGGCGCGGCGAGTGGCTGGAAATGCTCATGGAGCGCGGCCTGGTCGCGTCGGGCGTGGATCTGAACCAGGTCTTCGTGAACGCGTGCAAGAGCAAGCATCTCAATGTTTCCAACGAGGACGCGATCGAGAAACTGAGCTCGCTGCCCGATCAATCGCTCGGCCTGATCTCGTTGTTCCATCTGGCGGAGCATCTTCCGTTCGAGGTCATGATCGAGCTGTTCGATCAAGCCCTGCGCGTGCTGGTGCCCGGCGGCGGCATGATCGTTGAAACGCCCAACGCCGAGAACGCATTGGTCGCGCAATGGGGCTTCTACATGGATCCCACGCATCGCAATCCGCTTCCGCCGGAGATGCTGCGCTGGATGATCCAGTCGCGCGGCTTCGCGCAGGCGGACATCCTTCGCCTGTTCGAAGCGCGTCCGGAACCCGGCATCGCGTTCGTCGCAGACGATGTCGCCGGCGCCTGCTCGATCAATGCATTGATCGAGCCGACCCGGGCTGCGTTCGATTACGCGATCGTTGCGCGCAAGTCGGTGTCGGTGCAATGA